A region from the Melioribacter roseus P3M-2 genome encodes:
- the pta gene encoding phosphate acetyltransferase: MSTLKEEALRYHSEGRKGKIEVVPTKPCYTARELSLAYTPGVAEPCREIARNDDDVYNYTAKGNLVAVVSNGTAVLGLGDIGPHAGKPVMEGKGVLFKRFADIDVFDIEINTKDPKELIKAVQLLEPTFGGINLEDIKAPECFEIEEELIRTMNIPVFHDDQHGTAIISCAALINAAEIAGKELKDLKIVVSGAGASAISCCNMYIAAGASRENISMFDSKGHINKKRNDLNKYKEQFAQEVVYNDLADAMKGADVFIGLSKGNVVSKEMVQSMAKNPIVFAMANPDPEITYDDAIEARSDVIMATGRSDYPNQVNNVLGFPFIFRGALDVRARKINQEMKMAAVKALAKLAKEKVPEVVLHAYGGKEFSFGPEYIIPKPFDPRVLWYVAPAVAKAAMDTGVARKPIEDFEAYKEQLQERLGFSTEIVRVMLHKARKSPKKIVYAEGEEEKIIRAAHSVYEENIGLPVLLGNESVIKSKIKELEYDEKIFEIIDPENSNKLEKYAEAFYKKRQRKGVTPRDARQMMKQPNYFGAMMVEMGDADALLSGLTSHYPQTIRPALQCIGVKEGFKIVSGMYIVIIKRKIFFFADTTVNVDPTAEQLAEIAISAAETVKVFDLTPKIAMLSFSNFGSAPSPQSRKVAEAVRIVKEKRPDLLIDGEMQADTAVVPERLESEFPFSDLKGGANVLIFPNLDAGNISYKLLQRLTDATVIGPILMGMKKPVHVLQRGDTVRDIINMTAIAAVEAENKK, translated from the coding sequence ATGTCAACACTTAAAGAAGAAGCTCTTCGTTATCACAGCGAGGGCCGAAAAGGCAAAATAGAAGTTGTGCCTACCAAACCGTGCTATACCGCGCGCGAACTTTCGCTGGCTTATACGCCGGGCGTAGCCGAACCGTGCAGAGAAATAGCCAGAAACGACGACGACGTTTATAATTATACCGCCAAGGGTAATCTTGTGGCGGTTGTTTCGAACGGGACGGCTGTTCTGGGACTCGGAGATATCGGCCCGCACGCCGGTAAACCGGTCATGGAAGGTAAGGGAGTATTGTTCAAAAGGTTTGCCGACATCGACGTTTTCGATATCGAAATTAATACCAAAGACCCGAAAGAATTAATCAAAGCAGTACAGCTGCTCGAACCTACCTTCGGAGGCATTAATCTGGAAGATATTAAAGCTCCGGAATGTTTTGAGATCGAAGAAGAATTGATAAGGACAATGAATATTCCCGTCTTTCACGACGACCAGCACGGGACGGCAATAATATCCTGCGCCGCGTTAATCAATGCCGCCGAGATTGCCGGAAAAGAACTGAAGGACTTGAAAATAGTGGTCTCGGGCGCGGGAGCTTCTGCAATATCGTGCTGCAATATGTATATAGCGGCAGGCGCCTCGAGAGAAAATATTTCGATGTTCGATTCCAAAGGGCATATTAATAAGAAGAGAAACGACCTGAACAAGTACAAAGAACAGTTTGCGCAGGAAGTTGTTTATAACGATTTAGCCGATGCTATGAAAGGCGCCGATGTTTTTATCGGTCTGTCGAAAGGGAATGTGGTCAGCAAAGAGATGGTACAATCGATGGCGAAGAATCCTATTGTTTTTGCTATGGCTAATCCCGATCCAGAGATTACTTATGATGATGCAATTGAAGCAAGAAGCGACGTTATTATGGCTACGGGCAGAAGCGATTATCCGAATCAGGTAAATAACGTGCTGGGATTCCCGTTTATTTTCAGAGGCGCTCTCGATGTAAGAGCGCGCAAGATTAATCAGGAAATGAAAATGGCGGCAGTAAAAGCGCTGGCTAAACTGGCGAAGGAAAAAGTGCCCGAAGTCGTATTGCACGCATACGGAGGTAAGGAATTCTCTTTCGGTCCTGAATACATCATTCCAAAACCCTTCGACCCGCGCGTTTTATGGTATGTGGCTCCCGCTGTAGCAAAAGCCGCAATGGATACAGGAGTGGCGCGAAAACCAATTGAAGATTTCGAAGCATATAAAGAACAGTTGCAGGAACGTCTCGGATTCTCGACTGAAATCGTAAGGGTAATGCTCCACAAGGCAAGAAAGAGCCCTAAGAAAATTGTTTATGCCGAAGGGGAAGAAGAAAAAATCATTAGAGCTGCGCATTCTGTCTACGAAGAAAATATCGGCTTGCCAGTTCTGCTCGGAAACGAATCTGTTATTAAAAGTAAAATAAAGGAGCTCGAATACGACGAAAAAATATTTGAAATTATCGATCCGGAAAACTCGAATAAACTCGAGAAATATGCCGAAGCTTTTTACAAAAAACGCCAGCGTAAAGGCGTTACTCCGAGAGACGCCAGACAAATGATGAAACAACCGAATTATTTCGGAGCTATGATGGTCGAAATGGGAGACGCAGACGCGCTGTTGAGCGGATTGACTTCTCACTATCCTCAGACAATTCGTCCCGCTCTTCAGTGTATCGGCGTTAAAGAGGGCTTTAAGATTGTTTCGGGAATGTATATTGTAATTATAAAACGAAAAATCTTTTTCTTTGCCGATACTACGGTAAACGTCGACCCGACTGCCGAGCAATTGGCAGAAATTGCAATAAGCGCCGCGGAAACCGTAAAGGTATTCGATCTGACGCCGAAGATTGCCATGCTCTCCTTCAGTAATTTCGGTAGCGCCCCAAGCCCTCAGTCGCGTAAAGTCGCCGAAGCGGTTCGCATAGTTAAAGAGAAAAGACCGGATTTGTTAATCGACGGAGAAATGCAAGCCGATACGGCCGTTGTTCCCGAACGCCTCGAATCCGAATTTCCCTTTTCGGATTTAAAAGGCGGCGCCAATGTGCTGATATTTCCCAATCTCGATGCGGGCAATATTTCGTATAAATTATTGCAACGTTTGACTGACGCCACCGTCATCGGTCCTATTCTGATGGGTATGAAAAAACCCGTTCACGTTCTTCAAAGAGGCGATACCGTAAGAGATATAATAAATATGACGGCTATAGCGGCTGTCGAAGCTGAAAACAAAAAGTAA
- a CDS encoding L,D-transpeptidase family protein: MLRNIIYISASIVIFFLGLVLYGVFLNMNQESLAEIMSRKGLKQLNNVSILIDRKNYKLELYSENNLIKTYKVVFGQNNGSVKKSANDLITPAGKYFVCEIDSMHKYYKFIHINYPNAYDAAEALRKGYINEEDCARIIEAGEKKNCPPEDTPLGSGIGIHGIGKYDYIFRNLPFAFNWTNGSAAVSNRDIDELCSVVKIGTPVTIIH, from the coding sequence ATGTTACGTAATATTATTTATATATCCGCAAGTATTGTAATTTTTTTTCTGGGACTTGTTCTCTATGGCGTGTTCCTTAATATGAATCAGGAAAGCCTTGCAGAGATAATGTCGCGTAAAGGATTGAAACAATTAAATAACGTTTCGATTTTAATCGACAGAAAAAATTATAAACTGGAATTATACTCGGAGAATAATTTAATAAAAACTTATAAAGTTGTCTTCGGACAAAACAACGGCAGCGTAAAAAAGTCCGCAAACGATCTTATTACGCCGGCGGGAAAATACTTCGTTTGCGAAATTGACTCGATGCACAAATATTATAAATTCATTCATATTAATTATCCTAATGCTTACGATGCGGCGGAAGCTCTTCGAAAAGGATATATAAACGAAGAGGATTGCGCAAGGATTATCGAAGCCGGCGAAAAAAAAAATTGCCCCCCTGAGGATACGCCCTTAGGTTCGGGAATCGGTATACACGGAATAGGCAAATACGATTATATTTTCAGAAATCTTCCATTTGCGTTTAATTGGACAAACGGTTCTGCCGCTGTCAGCAACAGAGACATCGACGAACTTTGTTCCGTAGTTAAAATCGGCACACCGGTAACCATTATTCATTGA
- a CDS encoding BamA/OMP85 family outer membrane protein codes for MKRFYIILNLILIVSFAFAQQEKYELTKINFEGNNSVSDGELRRIIVSRETPGWFSQFLNSISNFGKSPVYFDSLLISADLQSIKDYYHSNGFFKVRVSYDYTLSDGEATLNYYINESDPAIIKELNLKGLESIPESFRELLYNRVSKDTGRIYRDDIIENNKNYVIGFLRDNGYMLASNEPPEILVDTVKNTVVANITFSPGDRYRISEVRTSITGVGKENITDELLKQIVGIKPGDYYSNYQIQRGQVRLYRTELFTSAIINSVISDTANNYVPLVISADVGKLNELSPELIMNNEDNTFNMGLGLSFTKKNFLGDARKFTVSSSAAAQNFTEFIKHPSFADSSIFGYFDTRIVIEQPFLFGKPINTKYETYFTTQKRKEEYNSFIYGAKLSFDFELPQYTYFNSLSAYLNIERAEYKYKDLYLINLLSLDYQRLNYPKQEADSLSRYYIYNVLGGELVRSGINALIGVSFGTNQTNDIFFPTRGYALNFLLEEGNSIPYLLSRAFGNGFDRPLFFKASFTSSFFIPVYNSPENSLGLKLKAGNIFNYYGDKAGISINQRFYSGGSNSVRGWSTRQLVPPQILLPFEKLSQLTLEDLEAILAKGAPTGGFFLLEGSLETRNRIVGNFGGVAFIDFGNTLNGAADFRFDRIAVAAGFGFRYYSEFAPLRIDFGFKIYDPNDRRNFFRKQLWNELLQFHVGIGEAF; via the coding sequence GTGAAAAGATTTTATATCATATTAAATCTGATTTTAATCGTTTCTTTTGCGTTCGCTCAGCAGGAGAAATACGAACTGACGAAAATCAATTTTGAAGGCAATAATTCTGTCTCCGACGGAGAACTACGCAGAATAATTGTTTCAAGGGAAACTCCGGGCTGGTTCTCGCAATTCTTAAATTCAATCTCGAATTTCGGTAAATCGCCGGTATATTTCGATTCACTGCTAATTTCTGCCGACCTGCAATCAATTAAAGATTATTATCATTCCAACGGCTTTTTTAAAGTAAGAGTTTCTTATGATTACACGTTGTCGGACGGAGAAGCGACGCTCAATTATTACATAAACGAATCCGACCCTGCCATTATTAAAGAACTCAATCTTAAGGGATTGGAATCGATACCCGAATCGTTCAGGGAATTATTGTACAACCGCGTCTCAAAGGATACGGGGCGGATATATCGAGACGATATAATTGAAAACAATAAAAATTACGTAATCGGATTTTTGAGAGACAACGGTTATATGCTGGCATCGAACGAACCGCCTGAAATTCTGGTCGATACGGTCAAAAACACAGTGGTTGCAAATATTACTTTTTCTCCGGGCGACAGATACCGTATAAGCGAAGTCCGCACATCGATTACCGGCGTTGGCAAGGAAAACATAACCGACGAACTTTTGAAACAAATCGTCGGAATTAAACCGGGCGACTATTACAGCAATTATCAGATACAAAGAGGACAGGTGCGCCTTTACAGAACCGAACTTTTTACGTCTGCGATTATTAACAGTGTGATTTCGGATACGGCTAATAATTACGTGCCGCTTGTAATAAGCGCCGACGTCGGTAAATTAAACGAGCTCTCCCCCGAACTGATTATGAATAACGAGGATAATACATTTAATATGGGTTTGGGACTCAGTTTTACGAAAAAGAATTTTCTAGGCGACGCCAGAAAATTTACCGTTTCTTCTTCTGCGGCAGCTCAGAATTTTACCGAATTTATTAAACATCCTTCGTTTGCCGACTCTTCAATCTTCGGTTATTTCGACACGCGTATTGTAATCGAACAGCCTTTTCTCTTCGGTAAACCGATCAATACCAAGTACGAAACTTATTTTACGACTCAAAAAAGGAAAGAGGAATATAATTCGTTTATCTACGGAGCCAAGCTAAGCTTCGATTTCGAATTGCCGCAATACACCTATTTCAATTCGTTGAGCGCATACTTGAACATCGAAAGAGCGGAGTATAAATACAAAGACTTGTATCTGATAAATTTACTCAGTCTTGACTATCAGCGTCTGAATTATCCGAAACAGGAAGCAGATTCGCTTTCCCGGTATTATATCTATAATGTTCTTGGCGGCGAATTGGTGCGCAGCGGAATCAACGCATTAATAGGAGTCTCTTTCGGAACAAATCAAACAAACGACATTTTTTTCCCTACAAGGGGCTACGCTTTGAATTTTCTTCTTGAGGAAGGCAATTCGATACCATATTTACTGAGTCGAGCCTTCGGCAACGGATTCGACAGACCTCTCTTCTTTAAGGCGTCTTTCACTTCCTCGTTCTTTATCCCGGTCTATAATTCGCCTGAAAACTCGCTCGGACTGAAATTAAAAGCCGGCAACATCTTTAATTATTACGGTGACAAAGCGGGTATTTCGATAAATCAACGTTTTTATTCCGGCGGCAGTAATTCGGTAAGAGGTTGGAGTACGAGACAGCTCGTGCCGCCACAGATTTTATTGCCTTTTGAAAAATTGAGTCAGTTGACGCTCGAAGATTTGGAAGCGATACTGGCAAAAGGAGCTCCCACGGGAGGATTTTTCCTGCTGGAAGGTTCGCTCGAAACAAGAAACCGAATAGTCGGGAATTTCGGCGGAGTAGCGTTTATTGATTTCGGAAATACATTGAACGGAGCGGCGGATTTCCGATTCGATCGAATTGCAGTCGCCGCGGGATTCGGGTTTCGCTATTATTCGGAATTCGCTCCTTTGAGAATCGATTTCGGCTTTAAGATTTACGACCCGAACGACAGGCGTAATTTCTTCCGCAAGCAATTGTGGAATGAATTATTGCAATTCCATGTTGGCATTGGCGAAGCTTTCTGA